In Brienomyrus brachyistius isolate T26 chromosome 3, BBRACH_0.4, whole genome shotgun sequence, the following proteins share a genomic window:
- the ptp4a1 gene encoding protein tyrosine phosphatase type IVA 1 — MARMNRPAPVEITYKSMRFLITHNPTNATLNKFIEELKKYGVSTVVRVCEATYDAALVEKEAIQVLDWPFDDGAPPSSQIVDDWLNLLRAKFREEPGCCVAVHCVAGLGRAPVLVALALIECGMKYEDAVQFIRLKRRGAFNSKQLLYLEKYRPKMRLRFKESNGHRNNCCIQ, encoded by the exons ATGGCACGTATGAACCGACCTGCCCCTGTGGAGATCACTTACAAAAGCATGAGGTTCCTCATAACTCATAACCCGACCAACGCCACCCTAAACAAGTTCATAGAG GAGCTGAAGAAGTATGGTGTGAGCACCGTGGTGAGAGTGTGCGAGGCCACCTATGATGCTGCTCTGGTAGAGAAGGAAGCTATTCAGGTTTTG GATTGGCCATTTGATGACGGAGCTCCTCCTTCTAGCCAGATTGTTGACGATTGGCTGAACCTTCTGAGGGCCAAGTTTCGTGAGGAACCTGGCTGCTGTGTTGCTGTTCACTGTGTGGCTGGATTGGGAAG AGCCCCTGTGCTGGTTGCCCTCGCCTTGATCGAGTGTGGAATGAAGTATGAGGATGCTGTCCAGTTTATTCGGCT gaAGCGTAGAGGAGCTTTTAACAGCAAGCAGCTCCTCTACCTAGAGAAATATCGTCCAAAGATGCGCCTTCGATTCAAGGAGTCTAATGGCCATCGCAACAACTGCTGCATCCAGTGA